In the Anoplopoma fimbria isolate UVic2021 breed Golden Eagle Sablefish chromosome 7, Afim_UVic_2022, whole genome shotgun sequence genome, one interval contains:
- the naa40 gene encoding N-alpha-acetyltransferase 40 isoform X1: MGRKSNRAKEKKARRQEERAAMDAVCAKVEAANKLDDPLAAFPAFKKYDRNGLNLQIECKRVTSLNPLSVEWAFELTRANMQTLYEQSEWGWKEREKRDEMNDERAWYLLARDGDSAPVAFSHFRFDVECGEEVLYCYEVQLESRVRRKGLGKFLIQILQLIANSTQMKKVMLTVFKHNHGAYQFFREALQFEIDETSPSMSGCCGDDCSYEILSRRTKHGEASAGHTHGGGHCGGCCH; encoded by the exons ATGGGG AGGAAGTCCAACAGAGCAAAGGAGAAGAAGGCCCGGCGTCAGGAAGAGAGGGCAGCCATGGACGCCGTCTGTGCCAAGGTGGAAGCAGCTAATAAG CTTGATGACCCACTGGCTGCCTTCCCAGCCTTCAAAAAGTACGACAGAAATGG GCTGAACCTGCAGATAGAGTGTAAGAGAGTGACCTCACTCAACCCGCTGTCTGTGGAGTGGGCCTTCGAACTCACCAGAGCCAACATGCAAACACT GTATGAGCAGAGCGAGTGGGGgtggaaggagagggaaaagagggatGAGATGAACGACGAGAGGGCGTGGTACCTACTTGCCCGCGACGGTGACTCCGCCCCTGTGGCCTTCTCTCACTTCCGATTCGACGTGGAGTGTGGGGAGGAGGTTTTATATTG CTATGAGGTACAGTTAGAGAGCAGAGTGCGGAGGAAAGGACTCGGAAAGTTCCTCATCCAGATTCTACAGCTCATCGCTAACAG TACGCAGATGAAGAAAGTGATGTTGACAGTTTTCAAACACAACCACGGGGCTTACCAGTTCTTCAGAGAAGCTTTACA gtttgAGATTGATGAGACTTCGCCAAGCATGTCCGGTTGCTGCGGCGACGACTGCTCTTACGAGATCCTCAGCCGGCGGACCAAACACGGCGAGGCCTCGGCGGGACACACCCACGGGGGTGGCCACTGCGGGGGCTGCTGCCACTGA
- the naa40 gene encoding N-alpha-acetyltransferase 40 isoform X2, whose amino-acid sequence MDAVCAKVEAANKLDDPLAAFPAFKKYDRNGLNLQIECKRVTSLNPLSVEWAFELTRANMQTLYEQSEWGWKEREKRDEMNDERAWYLLARDGDSAPVAFSHFRFDVECGEEVLYCYEVQLESRVRRKGLGKFLIQILQLIANSTQMKKVMLTVFKHNHGAYQFFREALQFEIDETSPSMSGCCGDDCSYEILSRRTKHGEASAGHTHGGGHCGGCCH is encoded by the exons ATGGACGCCGTCTGTGCCAAGGTGGAAGCAGCTAATAAG CTTGATGACCCACTGGCTGCCTTCCCAGCCTTCAAAAAGTACGACAGAAATGG GCTGAACCTGCAGATAGAGTGTAAGAGAGTGACCTCACTCAACCCGCTGTCTGTGGAGTGGGCCTTCGAACTCACCAGAGCCAACATGCAAACACT GTATGAGCAGAGCGAGTGGGGgtggaaggagagggaaaagagggatGAGATGAACGACGAGAGGGCGTGGTACCTACTTGCCCGCGACGGTGACTCCGCCCCTGTGGCCTTCTCTCACTTCCGATTCGACGTGGAGTGTGGGGAGGAGGTTTTATATTG CTATGAGGTACAGTTAGAGAGCAGAGTGCGGAGGAAAGGACTCGGAAAGTTCCTCATCCAGATTCTACAGCTCATCGCTAACAG TACGCAGATGAAGAAAGTGATGTTGACAGTTTTCAAACACAACCACGGGGCTTACCAGTTCTTCAGAGAAGCTTTACA gtttgAGATTGATGAGACTTCGCCAAGCATGTCCGGTTGCTGCGGCGACGACTGCTCTTACGAGATCCTCAGCCGGCGGACCAAACACGGCGAGGCCTCGGCGGGACACACCCACGGGGGTGGCCACTGCGGGGGCTGCTGCCACTGA
- the b3gat3 gene encoding galactosylgalactosylxylosylprotein 3-beta-glucuronosyltransferase 3 yields MATRMKLKLKTVFVLYFMVSLLGLVYALMQLGQRCDCTEHDMPKDRTISRLRGELHRFQEQIRKSEATKQPQKQPAKPTIFVITPTYARLVQKAELTRLSHTFLHVPQLHWIVVEDSPHKTPLVTDLLVKSGLTYTHLHMPTAKDRKLQEGDPSWLKPRGVEQRNEGLRWLREDRRAQPGGDNQQGVVYFADDDNTYSLQIFEEMRTTERVSVWPVGLVGGMKYERPVVEGGKVVRFHTGWRPSRPFPMDMAGFAVSLKLVLANPESCFDGDAPMGFLESSFLQGLVTMDELEPKADNCSKVLVWHTRTEKPKMKREEALQAQGLGSDRAVEV; encoded by the exons ATGGCAACTAGGATGAAGCTGAAGCTGAAGACTGTGTTTGTGCTCTACTTCATGGTCTCCCTCCTGGGCCTTGTCTATGCACTGATGCAGCTAG GTCAGCGCTGTGACTGCACGGAGCACGACATGCCGAAAGACCGTACCATATCTCGACTGCGGGGGGAACTGCATCGTTTTCAGGAGCAGATAAGGAAGTCGGAGGCGACGAAGCAGCCACAGAAACAGCCGGCTAAGCCCACCATCTTTGTCATCACCCCAACATACGCAAG GCTGGTGCAGAAGGCCGAGCTGACTCGTCTGTCCCACACCTTCCTCCATGTTCCTCAGCTCCACTGGATCGTTGTGGAGGACTCGCCACACAAGACGCCACTAGTGACTGACCTCCTGGTGAAGAGTGGCCTGacctacacacacctacacatgcCCACCGCCAAGGACCGCAAACTGCAGGAG GGTGACCCCAGCTGGCTGAAGCCTCGCGGAGTTGAGCAGAGGAATGAGGGTCTACGGTGGCTCAGAGAGGACAGAAGGGCTCAGCCAGGAGGGGACAACCAGCAGGGAGTGGTTTACTTCGCTGACGACGATAACACATACAGCCTGCAGATATTTGAAGAG ATGAGGACTACCGAGCGAGTGTCGGTGTGGCCGGTGGGGCTCGTTGGAGGGATGAAATACGAGAGGCCGGTGGTTGAAGGAGGAAAG GTGGTTCGCTTCCATACCGGCTGGCGTCCCAGTCGGCCTTTCCCCATGGACATGGCCGGCTTTGCTGTGTCCCTCAAACTGGTCCTGGCCAATCCAGAGTCCTGTTTTGACGGAGATGCACCAATGGGCTTCCTGGAGAGCAGCTTCCTTCAGGGATTGGTCACCATGGACGAACTGGAGCCGAAAGCGGACAACTGCTCTAAA gtGCTGGTGTGGCACACACGGACAGAGAAACCcaagatgaagagagaggaggctcTGCAGGCTCAGGGACTTGGTTCAGACCGTGCAGTGGAGGTCTga
- the sb:cb1058 gene encoding uncharacterized protein sb:cb1058, which translates to MTIGKNSKKNSVRSSIRAPKFLDKSSGFYGRLDEPEAAGGGEEVRGKEVEEMCNGMDDSNRDGGVASSPSPSPSVVHLSGADEREEVEAFDLDEGMMEDDGETLLQRKPSRRSSRWRRSSRRKQKAGRGEEDAARDDKPSLGPESPVDPHALEDTRVIIQVETEKVKKMEEGKEKAGSGKKPTLVHFPIRDDADDQVLIRDKKRGREQEGEEERRMKKEQEEGMKMVKRKTGKNYRKALDRAFRRGWEAFITNLYSVTLTPVTSSSPPSSSPSLKKKQQHNPVLAEFQ; encoded by the exons atGACAATTGGCAAGAACTCCAAGAAAAATTCTGTGCGGAGCTCCATCAGGGCCCCAAAGTTCCTGGACAAATCCAGTGGCTTCTACGGTCGCCTTGATGAGCCTGAGgccgctggaggaggagaagaggtgaGGGGAAAAGAAGTAGAGGAGATGTGTAACGGGATGGATGACAGCAACAGAGACGGAGGAGTCGCAAGCAGCCCGAGCCCGAGCCCAAGCGTGGTGCACCTTTCAGGGGCGGATGAGAGGGAGGAAGTCGAGGCGTTTGACCTCGATGAAGGGATGATGGAAGACGACGGGGAGACTCTCCTCCAGAGGAAACCCAGCCGCCGCAGCAGCAGGTGGAGAAGAAGCTCCAGGAGGAAGCAGAAGgcggggagaggagaggaggacgcGGCCCGGGATGATAAGCCCAGCCTGGGTCCAGAGAGTCCAGTTGACCCACACGCCCTGGAGGACACCAGGGTGATAATCCAAGTGGAGACGGAGAAAgtgaagaagatggaggaggggaaggagaaggCAGGAAGTGGGAAGAAGCCCACGCTTGTTCATTTCCCGATTCGGGACGATGCGGACGACCAGGTCCTGATCAGGGAcaagaagagggggagagaacaggaaggagaggaggagaggaggatgaagaaggagCAAGAGGAAGGAATGAAGATGGTGAAGAGGAAAACGGGGAAGAATTACCGCAAG GCCTTGGACCGAGCCTTCCGTCGCGGCTGGGAGGCCTTCATCACCAACCTCTACAGTGTCACGCTCACACCTGTGACATCATCCTCACCGCCATCTTCCTCACCATCGTTGAAGAAGAAACAGCAACACAACCCTGTGTTAGCTGAGTTTCAGTAG